Genomic DNA from Acidobacteriota bacterium:
CCAGATCGCCGCAGCCACCACGGACGGCATCGAAGGCCCCCACGGCCATCGCTCGGACGGCACCCCTCGACCCCACAGCGGCGTGGGCTTCTGCTCGGTGACCGCCCACGAAGACGCCGCCGCCTGCCCCTAGCGGCCGGGCCCTAACCCCTTTTCCATTGCAAGGGGCCGCGCCTCTAGGAAGTGCGCCCCATCGCACGAATTCCTATCAGACAACAAACCGATTGCCTCGCCGGGAAGTAGCTTTCTCGCACCGAAGGGTCCTTACAACTCCTCCCCGGCACCTTCGCCGCACGATTCCAACAATTTCCATTCAAACTCGAGTGCCCGGGCCAACTGTATCCAAGATAACGCCATCCTCCATATACGCCACGCGAGGCAAGCGCCCGAGCAACGCCGGATCGTGGCTGGCAATGACGAAGGTCGTCATCATCTCTCTATTCAGATCAAGCAACAAATCGATGATCCCACGTGCAGTCCGATTATCGAGATTAGCTGTCGGTTCGTCTGCCAATACAAGTCGTGGCCGGTGCACAAGAGCCCTCGCAATCGCGACGCGCTGCTTCTCCCCTGCTGAAAGCTGATCGGGAAAGCGCCTCTCTTTACCTTCCAGGCCGACACGAGCAAGCATGCTCGCCACTCGCTCCCGGCGTTTAAATCCCGGGACACCCACTATGGCCAAGGGAAACTCAACATTTTCTTCCACATTCATCAACTGGAAAAGGTTGAAATCCTGGAACATAAACCCGATGGTCTGACCACGATAACGCGTAAGTTCTTTCTCCTTCATGCCCGAGGTATCCTGCCCGTCAATCAAAACAGAGCCGCTCGTCGGCCGATCGAGACATCCCAGAATATTGAGCAGTGTTGTCTTCCCGCTCCCCGAGGTCCCCGCAAGGCCCAGCATCTCCCCGGTATCGACGATCAAATCAATCCCTCGCAATGCTCGGACGACAGCATGCCCTTTCCCATATTCCTTTACAAGGCCAACAATTTCGATCATTGCCTCACTTCCGCCCGCACCTCTAACTTTTCTACCGATATCAATTCACGATCTCTCTCTGAGAGTTTTTCAATTTTGCGCAAGACAAGCGTCACCTCGTCACCACCTCGGCTGGCCCGCGCATTCTCAATAAGGCGCAATCGGGATGGGAGCCGCCTACCTTCCCAAACCACGGTTTGTTCAACATTGACCGTCCGCAACAGCTTACCGGAATGCGCAAAGATCTCGCGCTTGCGCGGCAATTTCGTATCCTTGGCCAGATACAATCGGCTCCACTGGCCCCGCCGCCGATCCCGCGGACGCAACTCAAGGATCAACACATCACCACTATCCTTCAAGACTACCGAAAACTTCGCCCCTCCATCAGCCAAGATGTCATCAAATAAAAAACCCCCGCTGAGCGGGTTTCGTTTTCCACTGACCGCCACAGTCCTCTTCGCTCGCGGTAAATATAACCACGCCTTTCGTCCTGAGAGAAGCATCGCTTTACCGGCATCTCTATCGGGCTCCAAAAAGTCGATTCTCGTTTTCCCCGATCCGTCGCGCCGTACGAGAATACTGTTTTTCGAAAGCTTGCCGTCAGGCCGCCGGGTCTCCATCTCGACTAGCAGTCTGGCCGACACCAGCCCCCACTGCTTCGCCACACTTTCAAGAAGACCACGTGCGTCCCCTGATTCCGCCAAAACCGAACCCAGACCCGCGAGCGCTACCAACAACGCCCTAACCACCAACCGACGTAGGCCACTAGCCATGAAGCCGACCTCTCATTGCTGCCACCGGATCCATCCTCGCAGCGCGTGCCGCCGGCCACCACCCCGCAACACTTACCGCTGCTGCCAAAAACCACGGCGCGAGGAGGAACTGCACCCAGTCGACGACCGGTACAATCCTGCGCGCACCGATCATCCAGGTAACCGCCTCAAGCCTGACCTCGATCCCCCACCGACCTAGCCACAACACAGAAACAATACCCGCGATTGCACCCATCGCCCCAAAAACCAAGGCGAGCAACGCACCCTCGCCAAGAAAAAGCAGGTGGATCAAGCGCCGCGACGCTCCCAAAGCCAACATGCTCCCGATCTCTTTCCGCCGTTCATACACCGCAAGTAATTGGATACTCCCCAGCCCAAGGCCTATCGCGATCAGGAGAATCAGATTCATCAAGATCAATTGAAGACGGTTAGCATTGACTATCCCGATATAAAAACGCCCACTCTCCCAGCAGGTTTTTACGAGCAGAGCTTTTCCCTCTTCAGCGATAGCCGCAGACACAACCGAGGCCACCACTTCAAGGTCCCGGTCTTTATCCGGCAAAAATACCTTGAACGCATTGACCCCTCGACTCATTGCAAGGTCCTGGTAATCCGCGAGGGACATGTACGCAAAGTAATCTTCCCACGGTGCGCCGGGCTCGAGTACAGTTTCCACAACAAAATCTTCCGCGTTGATATCACTGCCATTCGCTGGAAGAACAACGGTCACTTCGTCCCCACGCTCAACGTCCAACCTCCTAGCCAGTGCAGCACCGATCCAAAGCCTCCCGTTACCCAATTCCCGTCGCCTCTGGCCTTGTACTCTTTGTGCTATTGCCTCCAGAAGCGGCACATCATGCATGGTATCCACCCCCCAGAAGACTACCCGGGCAGATGAAACAACATCACTTTGAATCATTCCCAAACCAGACATCTCGCCGGCCACGATTGCCCGCGGAAGTACGCGCCGAATCACCGATTCAACTCTCTGCGGATTATCAATCAACGCAGTCCCGGAGCCACGACTGCCGGCAGCATTCTTGCCGAGCGGAGTCAATCTCAGATCCCCGTACCGAGCAACGACGAGCGTTTCCCGCAGTTGCCTATCGATTCCCGCGACAATGGATCCATTAACCACCAACACAAAAGCTCCAAGAGCAACAGTCACTCCGACGGGCAAGTTCCGCAGCCGTCGCCGAACCATACTTCTCGTCCATACCCGGAGCAGAATCCAATTCATCTCCGGTCTCCATCCACAAGCGCGGTCCGGTAAGTCACAACGACCGCCGGCACAAACGTCGCCAACAATCCCACCGACACAACCAAAACAAACCCGATGACAAGATCTTCGAACGTTGGCCGGAGAAACAGCCGGTTACCTCCCAAGGCGTACATCATCGCCTTGCTACCGACCGGAATACCGTTACGACCCAAAGCCCAACAAAGCGCGGCGCCGGCAACAGAGCCGGCAACAGCCGCAAACGTGTGTACCAGCGCCGCCTCTACCATAAGAATCCGGACTACGCGCAATCGGCTGCTGCCGAGAGCCCGCATAGTCGAAATTTCCCCACTCCTCTCGAGAACCAACAAAACGACAGTATTCAGCACTACCAGACCCAGAATGAAGGTCAAAAGTACAAGCGCCCAACGCATGCCCATCTGACCCACTTGCACAATCTGACTTATCTTTCCAGCTCGCTCACGCCAACCTCGCACCCGGACAGAAAACCCATTCTGGTTTAAAGCCGCCTGAATCCGGCGGGTTGCTCTTATCGCATCCGCACCGCTCGTCAAGCGAACCACCAAGCTTGTCGGCCCGGTATCCGGCCCCAACAGCGTTTCCAGGTCCCCAATCGACATCACCACGGCAAACTCGTCTACAAGGGGAACCCCGGAGGGAGAAAAAAAGCCCGCAACTTGGAAGTCATCCCCTTCGAAAAGACCGTTGTCCGTAGGGATCAAGGCCGTGAATCGTTCACCAAGCTGGATGCCCAAACGGCGAGCCAGGGATTCGCCGATCAGAGCGCGCCCCCCGCCCCCGAGCGACTCCGCCAACCCCACCGCGAAACGCGGCAGTACCTTTGGCTCCATCTTCGAATCGACACCAAGAATCAAAAGCGGCGCGCTGGCATCCTGGTACAGTAAAAGACCGGACGCCCCCAGTCGCCGTGACACGGCCTCGACATCAACATCCCGTTGAATCACCGCGATCACTTGATCGGCGATTCTAATTCTAGGATGGTCGGAGGGAATTTCGTCCAAGAAGCTAAGATCCGGAGCCGCGGAATCGACGACCTCCAAATCGCCACAGAGACCCCTCGTAAGGGACTGCTCGATGTTCACCTCGACACTCGAAACGAAACAGTGGCTAACCACCAAAAAGAAACTCGTGAGCCCGAGCGACAGCCAGACAAAAGCAGTCCGCCCCCACCCGGCGAAGATGCTCCGAACGGCTAGCCTCCAAGCTGTCAACATGATAGCATAAATCCTGAGTCGCGGAGTGAGTGCATGCTGCTGAGGCCGTTCATAAATTTGCTTCCCGGGAATACTCTCGTTGAGACCGTCCTGTGTTGCACCAGTGCGCCGTTTGACATCATACACCTCGATTTGTCGCGAGGCCTGATTCTGCCTTTATCGCTTCTTAGAGGGTAACGTGAGGGTTCTCCTGGTCCAGCCACCGGGCTCGAACTGGATTCCCGGCAAGCGCGATGTCAGCGCCATTGTCAGTCGAACGGCACCGCTTGGATTGTTGAGCATCGCCTCATATCTACGCGCCCGCCGGCACTCCGTCCTCATCTGTGACACCTATGGTCTCGGTTATGCCACGGGCCTCGAGCTCGTGATAAGGACCGTACGCAACTTTCAACCCGCCATGGTGGGACTTACCGCAACCACATCGGCCATCGACGATGCCAGTGCCTTTTGCCGGCAAATCAAGCGCCTTTTCCCGGAGGTTCTCACGGTCCTTGGAGGAGTGCACGCTACAGCTGTAGGGGCTGCCTTGCTCGACGAGTTCCCCTCCGTTGACCTTCTCGTCCTCGGAGAGGGGGAAGAAACAATGGCCGAACTAGCATCCGCAGCGCCCATCGAAACCATTCACGGTATCGCCTTCCGTCACGAAGGCAAGCCACGGACTTCTCCCCCGCGCCAACAAATTCAGAACTTAGACAATCTCCCGTTTCCCGACCACAGTTTCCTTGACGGTTTCCCTCTACGTTATCCGCTACCCCTATTTGGAGCACCAGCATCGCGGGGGGCGACCATCGTCACGAGCCGTGGCTGCCCATATCGTTGCTCTTTCTGTGTTCGCTCGGTTTTTGGAAGCAGCTACCGGGTCCACTCCCCCGACTACATCTATGAGCACGCCGCTCAACTCAGCCGCAAATATGGCATCCAGCACTTGAACATAGCCGACGACCTTTTCACACTGGACGCGAAGCGGGTTATCGAGTTCTGCGAGCTATTGATTCGCCGTCCGCTCGGGCTAACCATGAACTGCTCTGTTCGTGCGGGCCACGTCAACACCCCCATGCTTCGAGCTCTCAAGCGGGCAGGCTGCTGGATGATCAGTCTCGGCATCGAGTCCGGCGACCCGGAACTGCTGTCTCGACACAAACCCGGTGTCCGCCTGGAACGTATTCGGGAAACCGTACAAGCGATCAAGAACGCGGGACTTAAAGTCAAAGGCCTTTTCATTGCCGGTCTACCAGGAGAGACACCCGGCACTCTTCAACGCACATCCGATTTCATGATCTCTCTCGACCTCGACGATATGAACCTCACCCGTTTTACCCCCTTTCCCGGCGCCCCTTCTTGGCCGGAACTATCACGCGCCGGCCTGATCTCGGCTGATCGTCGACTCATGAACTGCAACAATACCGTTTATCTCCCTCCCGGCTTTCGTTCTGAAGAGCAGTTCGATTTCCTCTACCGCCAAGCCGTCCGGCGCTTCTATAGCCAGCCCCGCTGGCGTACGCGCTTCCTTCGACGGGCCTGGCAGTGCCGCAGCAGCTTCCCTAGACTCCTCCGCCACCTACCGACACTGCTAAGCGCCCAGCAATCGTTCCGCACCCCGAAAAGCCTAAAGGGCCCTCATGCACCCCCGAGCCGCGGGGAGGAATAAACCACCTTCCTCGTCGGATCGAAACTGAAAAGAAAGGAGATGTACATGCTTTCAAACACGCTCTCCCGGAAAGCGGTCCTGTTGGCTATGCTGACCGTAACGTCTGGCCTGCCCCTCAGCGAGGCGGGCCGGAGTGCGCCGATGTTAGAACCCCTACCCATTACGATTCCTTGCGAGGCATCTACTGAAGAAATCCGCGATACGTTATTGGACGTTCTCGAAAGCGGTGTCGACAGCAGGAGGCCTGCGCTGGTACAGGGTAGCGGCTGGGTACCGTCGCTACTTCAGCCGGATTTAATCGAGGCCACCTTGCGAATTAGAAGCCATACACTGACAGTCCGCATTCACTTCGACAAGAAACAGGTACGCATCAACTACTACGACAGCATCAATCTCAACTACCGCAAATATCGCAGTGGAGCCAAAAACATTCACCCGAACGCCAGCAAATGGATGCTCAATCTCCGGAATATGCTTCAAATAGCGGTCAGCCGTCTTTGTTCGAATAGACCATTGGCGACGGAGACGCAGCCTCCGAGTCCGGCGTCCGAGCAGAGCTTGATCAATTGCACACTCGCCCAGATAGACGGCATGAGGTCCCTAGGCCTGAGCGACAACCAGATCGAGGCCGCCTGCAGTAACTGAAAATCAGCCGCCACCAACGGCTGCTCGTCGTCGAACAACCGGTAGGGTGGCCGCCAGGAACCGCTAGGACCGGGATTGCGAACTGACTTTCGACACAAAAGCCGCAAGCGATTCGATTGACCGCATGGCGTCCGCGGCTACCGTGGCGTTATCGATTTTGATGCCGAATTCCCTTTGCAGTGCAACCGAGATCTCCAACGCGTCAAGGCTGTCAAGCTCAAGGACACCGGTCCCGCCAATCAGGCGATCCGTGTCGCCGATCTCTTCCGGAACAACCCCTTCAACACGGCATGCGTCGATAATCATCTTTTTCAACTGCTCTTTGAGCCGCGCCTCCTCGTACACCGTTGAGCCTCCCCGAAACTATTCCTAGCTCCGCAGTTCCCTCTAACATCCGGGCAAGAATTATATCCCATAAACCGCACCTATTCAGCCGCGGGGAACGCCCCCGCCCGCCTGCCGTGCCCTCACTAACAAGCCCCGCTGCGCAATCCGATCAACCCACCGTACTACGCCCCGGGAGTCACATCGAACCTGCCCCTTGACATGAACCCAACTCCCTTTTGCAGTCCGCCATACATTCCGCCATTTACGGCACGATGACCACGCCCCCCCCTCAAACACCATATGATTCCACTTTTGCGCCTCAGGTCGAATATGGGCCATGCCCAACATATTCCCACAAACTGCCTTTCCGTCCCCTTCGGCGCAGCCTCTCCAGGAAGTCCCCATTGTGGTTCAACTCAAGACCACTCACGAAAAAATTATCGTGGCTGCTGCCAAATTCCACCAGTTCCCGCAAGACCCAGTCCCATCCCACCCTATCAGAGAAATAGAAAACTGGATTCAAGAGGTCGCTAACCGAATGGACAACCCCCTCCCTGACGGCCCGTCTAAAGATTGGCGTTCCCGGATAAATCCGCACCCCCAAAAAAACGACAATCGGCCCGGACAGCCGGTCGATCAGTTCCAGCCCTTCCTTGATGGTGTCTCTGGTCTCGTTGGGTCCGCCAAAGATGAAATAGTGCGCTGGCGTAACGCCAACCTCCCGGAAGCATCTATCCGTATCTAAAATCATCTTCGTTGAATGTCTCTTCCCGAGCCCTCGAAGTGCTGCCATTGTTGCGCCCTCGGACCCCAATTCCACGCTCCGAACACCGCTCGACGCCATTGCCTCCGCCAGCCTTTCCATTCTGGGCCGTGGCGCAATAAACGCCGACCATCGAACATCCAACCGCCTTTCCTTCAACGCAGCGCACACTCCCAGGGCATGCTCCTCGGAAAGATTGAAAGCACTATCTGTGACAAAAAAGTCCTCTACCCCCCTTGCCATCGCTGCCTCAAAATCACCGACAATCCGACCAGTATGCTGCAAGCGACATGCCCGCCCCTCAATCAAAGGGTAGGTACAATAGGCGCAGACCTCCGAACACCCTCGACGGGTTTGCACCGACGCGACGCCGCCAGCCGCCGAGTACGGGCTCAAGGGAAAAACCTCGTAATCGGGGCTACACCATTCCCCCGCCCCAAGTAGAGCAGCCGGAGACCCCGCGTATACCCTTCCGCCATGACGATAATAAACTCCTGGCATTTCAATCGGTACTGCTCCTCGGCGCAGAGCATCCGCAAGGGCAACGACGGCCTTTTCCCCTTCACCAACGATACCGTAATCGGCCCCCAGGGATTCCAGTAGTAGTTTTGGAAATAGAGAATACCCGCTGCCACCGACAACCAACGGCCGATCGGTCGCCGCCCGGACAACGTCGGCGACTTTTTTGATGGCCGGCAGATAAACCCTATTCCGAATCATGGACACATTATCCACCGCCCTGATCGACAACCCCACGAACAGTGGGTCCAGTTTTGCAATCGTCCCCTCCAGCACTTGCCGAGGTTCGCGCAGGAAACACAGATCGACACCGTGAACGTCATAACCGCCTTGAACCAACGCAGACGTCACGATGGACGCGCCCAGCGGATAAACGGGGTGTGGTGATTTTTCCGTGTTTGTCGCAATGATAAGAACAGACCGCGCCCTGGACAATCGTTTAATTCCCCTCGATACCGAGCCTTACTAAGTATCCGTCGCCTTCCGCGCTGCAGGATACCAGGTCTAAAAGATTCCCCATCCGTCCCTCGCCACTCTCCCATGCCGCCCGAAGCCGCAAGGCCCCCACAATCGGGAGCAAAGAATCGCTTGTCGGGTTCGCTCCCCACAGTGCCTCAGGAGCCACCACAACGTTGGCTTGAGCCACCACCGCCGCATATGCGTCCCCTTCCCGCGGGTCTCCGCACGCGCCAACCACGACTTCACTGGCCAACCGCGGGACCTCTCCTGCCGTCGCAC
This window encodes:
- a CDS encoding ABC transporter ATP-binding protein, which codes for MIEIVGLVKEYGKGHAVVRALRGIDLIVDTGEMLGLAGTSGSGKTTLLNILGCLDRPTSGSVLIDGQDTSGMKEKELTRYRGQTIGFMFQDFNLFQLMNVEENVEFPLAIVGVPGFKRRERVASMLARVGLEGKERRFPDQLSAGEKQRVAIARALVHRPRLVLADEPTANLDNRTARGIIDLLLDLNREMMTTFVIASHDPALLGRLPRVAYMEDGVILDTVGPGTRV
- a CDS encoding acyl carrier protein, with product MYEEARLKEQLKKMIIDACRVEGVVPEEIGDTDRLIGGTGVLELDSLDALEISVALQREFGIKIDNATVAADAMRSIESLAAFVSKVSSQSRS
- a CDS encoding FtsX-like permease family protein, giving the protein MNIEQSLTRGLCGDLEVVDSAAPDLSFLDEIPSDHPRIRIADQVIAVIQRDVDVEAVSRRLGASGLLLYQDASAPLLILGVDSKMEPKVLPRFAVGLAESLGGGGRALIGESLARRLGIQLGERFTALIPTDNGLFEGDDFQVAGFFSPSGVPLVDEFAVVMSIGDLETLLGPDTGPTSLVVRLTSGADAIRATRRIQAALNQNGFSVRVRGWRERAGKISQIVQVGQMGMRWALVLLTFILGLVVLNTVVLLVLERSGEISTMRALGSSRLRVVRILMVEAALVHTFAAVAGSVAGAALCWALGRNGIPVGSKAMMYALGGNRLFLRPTFEDLVIGFVLVVSVGLLATFVPAVVVTYRTALVDGDRR
- a CDS encoding outer membrane lipoprotein-sorting protein; protein product: MLVALAGLGSVLAESGDARGLLESVAKQWGLVSARLLVEMETRRPDGKLSKNSILVRRDGSGKTRIDFLEPDRDAGKAMLLSGRKAWLYLPRAKRTVAVSGKRNPLSGGFLFDDILADGGAKFSVVLKDSGDVLILELRPRDRRRGQWSRLYLAKDTKLPRKREIFAHSGKLLRTVNVEQTVVWEGRRLPSRLRLIENARASRGGDEVTLVLRKIEKLSERDRELISVEKLEVRAEVRQ
- a CDS encoding lipid biosynthesis B12-binding/radical SAM protein, which codes for MSRARSVLIIATNTEKSPHPVYPLGASIVTSALVQGGYDVHGVDLCFLREPRQVLEGTIAKLDPLFVGLSIRAVDNVSMIRNRVYLPAIKKVADVVRAATDRPLVVGGSGYSLFPKLLLESLGADYGIVGEGEKAVVALADALRRGAVPIEMPGVYYRHGGRVYAGSPAALLGAGEWCSPDYEVFPLSPYSAAGGVASVQTRRGCSEVCAYCTYPLIEGRACRLQHTGRIVGDFEAAMARGVEDFFVTDSAFNLSEEHALGVCAALKERRLDVRWSAFIAPRPRMERLAEAMASSGVRSVELGSEGATMAALRGLGKRHSTKMILDTDRCFREVGVTPAHYFIFGGPNETRDTIKEGLELIDRLSGPIVVFLGVRIYPGTPIFRRAVREGVVHSVSDLLNPVFYFSDRVGWDWVLRELVEFGSSHDNFFVSGLELNHNGDFLERLRRRGRKGSLWEYVGHGPYST
- a CDS encoding FtsX-like permease family protein, with the translated sequence MNWILLRVWTRSMVRRRLRNLPVGVTVALGAFVLVVNGSIVAGIDRQLRETLVVARYGDLRLTPLGKNAAGSRGSGTALIDNPQRVESVIRRVLPRAIVAGEMSGLGMIQSDVVSSARVVFWGVDTMHDVPLLEAIAQRVQGQRRRELGNGRLWIGAALARRLDVERGDEVTVVLPANGSDINAEDFVVETVLEPGAPWEDYFAYMSLADYQDLAMSRGVNAFKVFLPDKDRDLEVVASVVSAAIAEEGKALLVKTCWESGRFYIGIVNANRLQLILMNLILLIAIGLGLGSIQLLAVYERRKEIGSMLALGASRRLIHLLFLGEGALLALVFGAMGAIAGIVSVLWLGRWGIEVRLEAVTWMIGARRIVPVVDWVQFLLAPWFLAAAVSVAGWWPAARAARMDPVAAMRGRLHG
- a CDS encoding radical SAM protein, with protein sequence MRVLLVQPPGSNWIPGKRDVSAIVSRTAPLGLLSIASYLRARRHSVLICDTYGLGYATGLELVIRTVRNFQPAMVGLTATTSAIDDASAFCRQIKRLFPEVLTVLGGVHATAVGAALLDEFPSVDLLVLGEGEETMAELASAAPIETIHGIAFRHEGKPRTSPPRQQIQNLDNLPFPDHSFLDGFPLRYPLPLFGAPASRGATIVTSRGCPYRCSFCVRSVFGSSYRVHSPDYIYEHAAQLSRKYGIQHLNIADDLFTLDAKRVIEFCELLIRRPLGLTMNCSVRAGHVNTPMLRALKRAGCWMISLGIESGDPELLSRHKPGVRLERIRETVQAIKNAGLKVKGLFIAGLPGETPGTLQRTSDFMISLDLDDMNLTRFTPFPGAPSWPELSRAGLISADRRLMNCNNTVYLPPGFRSEEQFDFLYRQAVRRFYSQPRWRTRFLRRAWQCRSSFPRLLRHLPTLLSAQQSFRTPKSLKGPHAPPSRGEE